One Phyllostomus discolor isolate MPI-MPIP mPhyDis1 chromosome 10, mPhyDis1.pri.v3, whole genome shotgun sequence genomic window carries:
- the DDX56 gene encoding probable ATP-dependent RNA helicase DDX56: protein MADSEQLGFEHMGLDPRLLQAVTDQGWSRPTLIQEKAIPLALEGKDLLARARTGSGKTAAYAIPMLQLLLHGKASGPAVEQAVRGLVLVPTKELARQAQSMIQQLAAYCARDIRVANVSAAEDSASQRAVLMEKPDIVVGTPSRILNHVQQDNLKLRDSLELLVMDEADLLFSFGFEEELKSLLCHLPRIYQAFLMSATFNEDVQTLKELVLHNPVTLKLQESQLPGPEQLQQFQVVCDTEEDKFLLLYALLKLSLIRGKSLLFVNTLERSYRLRLFLEQFSIPACVLNGELPLRSRCHIISQFNQGFYDCVIATDAEVLGAPVKGKRRGTGPKGDRASDPEAGVARGIDFHHVSAVLNFDLPPSPEAYIHRAGRTARANNPGVVLTFVLPTEQSQLGKIEELLGGETGAPALLPYQFHMEEIEGFRYRCRDAMRSVTKQAIREARLKEIKEELLHSEKLKTYFEDNPRDLQLLRHDLPLHPAVVKPHLGHVPDYLVPPALRGLVRPHRKRKVSSKKVKKAKAQNPLRSFRHRGQKRKPSAAPS, encoded by the exons ATGGCGGACTCTGAGCAGCTGGGCTTTGAACACATGGGTCTTGACCCCCGGCTGCTGCAG GCCGTCACTGACCAGGGCTGGTCACGGCCCACGCTGATCCAGGAAAAGGCCATCCCGCTGGCCCTGGAGGGGAAGGACCTCCTGGCTCGGGCCCGCACTGGCTCTGGGAAGACGGCTGCCTATGCCATTCCgatgctgcagctgctgctccacGGGAAGGCG TCGGGCCCTGCGGTGGAGCAGGCTGTGCGCGGCCTTGTCCTCGTGCCCACCAAGGAACTGGCTCGGCAGGCCCAGTCCATGATTCAGCAGCTGGCTGCCTACTGTGCCCGAGACATCCGGGTGGCCAACGTGTCGGCCGCAGAAGACTCAGCCTCCCAAAG AGCCGTGCTGATGGAGAAGCCCGACATAGTGGTGGGGACCCCTTCTCGCATATTAAACCACGTGCAGCAAGACAACTTGAAGCTGCGGGActccctggagctgctggtgATGGATGAGGCTgatcttcttttctcctttggctTCGAGGAAGAGCTCAAGAGTCTTCTCTG tcACTTGCCCCGTATTTATCAGGCTTTTCTGATGTCAGCTACTTTCAACGAAGACGTACAGACTCTCAAGGAGCTGGTGCTGCATAACCCG GTCACTCTCAAGTTGCAAGAGTCCCAGCTGCCCGGGCCAGAGCAGCTGCAGCAGTTTCAGGTGGTTTGTGACACGGAGGAAGACAAGTTTCTGTTGCTGTATGCCCTGCTCAAGCTCTCGTTGATCCGGGGCAAGTCCCTGCTCTTCGTCAACACTCTGGAGCGGAGTTACCGGCTGCGCCTGTTCCTGGAGCAGTTCAGCATCCCCGCCTGCGTGCTCAACGGGGAGCTCCCCCTGCGCTCCAG GTGCCACATCATTTCACAGTTCAACCAAGGCTTCTATGACTGTGTCATAGCAACTGATGCCGAAGTCCTGGGGGCCCCGGTCAAAGGCAAGCGTCGGGGCACAGGGCCCAAGGGGGACAG GGCTTCTGACCCGGAGGCAGGTGTGGCCCGAGGCATCGACTTCCACCACGTGTCTGCCGTGCTCAACTTTGAcctcccccccagccccgagGCCTACATCCACCGTGCGGGCAG AACGGCGCGTGCCAACAACCCAGGCGTAGTCTTGACCTTCGTGCTGCCGACGGAGCAGTCCCAGCTGGGCAAGATCGAGGAGCTTCTCGGTGGAG AGACCGGGGCCCCGGCCCTGCTCCCCTACCAGTTCCACATGGAGGAGATCGAGGGCTTCCGCTACCGCTGCAGG GACGCCATGCGTTCCGTGACCAAGCAGGCCATCCGAGAGGCGAGGCTGAAGGAGATCAAGGAGGAGCTTCTGCACTCGGAGAAGCTGAA gacgtaCTTCGAAGACAACCCCAGGGACCTCCAGCTGCTGCGGCACGACCTGCCCTTGCACCCGGCCGTGGTGAAGCCGCACCTGGGCCACGTCCCCGACTACCTGG TCCCTCCTGCTCTGCGCGGCCTGGTTCGCCCCCATAGGAAGCGGAAGGTGTCCTCTAAGAAGGTCAAG